A DNA window from Betta splendens chromosome 6, fBetSpl5.4, whole genome shotgun sequence contains the following coding sequences:
- the ppp6r2b gene encoding serine/threonine-protein phosphatase 6 regulatory subunit 2 isoform X3 — protein MFWKFDLHTSSHLEALLDREDVTLTELMDEEDILQECKAQNRRLLLLLCQDQCMQEMVRLITTEPPAGVEEIKRFKYPNIACELLTCDVGVINDKLGNEEPLLETLYAFLEQPSPLNPLLASFFSKTIGNLITRKTEQVINFLRRKDGFLSLVLKHIDTSAMMDVLLRLISCVEPPPLRLETLTWLNEEKLAQRLIELIHPKRDEERQSNASQTLCDIIRLSRDQANQLQEISQPDPLLTVLESQECVEQLLQNMFSGERTESCIVNGIQVLLTLLEIRRPVVDGVMDAQGFERSYTVNSSILLAIQPHLTHFHQLLLEPPKRSPMLTTLGVLEEPLGNTRLHVARLVASLLYTSSASHAVVAQELCRLSTMDLLLELFFKYTWNNFLHLQVELCVAAILRPCAHEMRLQPGLASQDKFKPLQDASQEQSVTETLTSETSVTPENSAHNLLVTHLFQHCHLVQRILAAWEENDKIQSEGGMRRGYMGHLTRIANTVVHNLEKGPVHTQISSLITELPEDYRGRWETFVDQTLSETNRKNTIDLIGNGNPRPSSEDDMESPFPKELTLQQAFSDYQIQQMTANFVDQFGFNDEEFTDHDDSIGATFDRIAEININIDAGQDSANTAVFEACSKERIQPFDDDEEDIWEEKEFTYAAQTKSRNRFGGLQSSQQPAVSKACDRTSDCATETSDRAADTDSEEEPSDDLDPFSNQGQTEPAKSTGWIADFGEVNSKAPAAGVGFAAWDTPTTQPAAAQAEEKGWAKFSDFQPFCCSETGPRCSSPVDSEFSGSENTKPNQNPCVWSVCVARKAPLVASDSSSSSSSDSDEEENKTESASSSETTTTETITTGAGKETIRLTVDAKNERAVFTRVFRPAVRRMWSTNIFCCYSGHASLIRRNLCYYAMLF, from the exons ATGTTTTGGAAGTTTGACTTGCACACATCGTCTCATCTGGAGGCTTTGCTGGACAGAGAAGATGTCACGCTCACGGAGCTCATGGACGAAGAAGATATTCTGCAGGAGTGCAAGGCTCAAAACAGGAG GCTTCTGCTACTCTTGTGCCAGGATCAGTGCATGCAGGAGATGGTCCGACTGATTACCACAGAGCCCCCTGCTGGTGTAGAGGAGATCAAGCGTTTCAA GTATCCAAATATAGCTTGTGAGCTGTTGACGTGTGATGTGGGTGTCATCAATGACAAACTAGGTAATGAAGAGCCTCTGCTGGAAACTCTATATGCCTTCCTGGAGCAGCCGTCCCCACTCAACCCCCTCCTGGCGTCTTTCTTTAGCAAGACAATTGGGAACCTCATCACACGGAAGACTGAACAG GTGATTAATTTCTTGCGACGGAAGGATGGATTTCTTTCCTTGGTCCTAAAACACATTGATACGTCGGCCATGATGGATGTGCTTCTAAGGCTTATCAGCTGTGTTGAACCACCCCCGCTTCGACTTGAGACTCTTACT TGGCTGAATGAAGAGAAGCTAGCCCAGAGACTTATAGAGCTCATTCACCCGAAGAGAGATGAGGAG AGGCAGTCCAATGCATCGCAGACTTTGTGTGACATTATTCGTCTAAGTAGAGACCAGGCCAATCAGCTTCAGGAGATCTCTCAGCCTGACCCTTTGCTGACTGTGTTGGAGTC acaaGAGTGTGTGGAGCAGTTGCTGCAGAATATGTTCTCAGGAGAGAGGACCGAGAGCTGTATTGTCAATGGGATTCAAGTTCTTCTCACGCTGCTGGAAATCAGGAGGCCTGT GGTGGATGGTGTAATGGATGCTCAGGGATTTGAGAGAAGTTACACTGTTAACAGCAGCATTTTGTTGGCCATTCAACCACACCTAACACATTTTCACCAGCTACTTTTGGAGCCTCCAAAG CGAAGCCCTATGCTGACCACTTTGGGTGTGCTGGAGGAGCCACTGGGGAACACACGCCTGCACGTAGCCCGGCTCGTGGCCTCTCTGCTGTATACCAGTTCTGCTAGTCATGCAGTTGTAGCACAGGAGCTCTGTAGACTCAGCACAATGGACCTGCTTCTG GAATTGTTTTTTAAGTACACATGGAACAACTTCCTGCATCTCCAAGTAGAGCTTTGTGTTGCTGCCATCCTCCGTCCCTGTGCCCATGAAATGAGGCTCCAGCCTGGTTTGGCATCCCAAGACAAATTCAAGCCTCTTCAGGATGCATCACAAGAGCAGAGTGTGACTGAGACCCTGACTTCTGAAACTTCAGTCACCCCTGAGAACTCTGCACATAATCTACTGGTGACTCAT CTGTTCCAGCACTGCCACCTTGTCCAGAGGATTTTAGCAGCTTGGGAAGAAAATGATAAAATACA ATCAGAAGGTGGTATGAGAAGAGGGTACATGGGGCATCTCACCAGGATTGCCAACACAGTCGTCCACAACCTGGAAAAAGGcccagttcacacacagatTAGTAGCCTAatcacag AGCTACCAGAGGACTACAGAGGGCGCTGGGAAACCTTTGTGGACCAGACACTTTCAGAAACGAACAGAAAGAATACCATAGACCTG ATTGGCAATGGAAACCCACGTCCGTCATCTGAGGATGACATGGAGAGCCCCTTTCCAAAAGAACTGACGCTACAGCAG GCCTTTTCAGACTACCAGATCCAGCAAATGACAGCTAACTTTGTGGATCAGTTTGGCTTCAATGACGAGGAATTTACTGATCATGATGATAGCATTGG GGCAACGTTTGACCGGATCGCAGAGATAAACATTAACATTGATGCAGGCCAGGACAGT GcaaacacagctgtgtttgAGGCCTGTTCCAAGGAGAGGATTCAACcctttgatgatgatgaagaggatatctgggaggagaaggagttTACCTAtgcagcacaaacaaagtcTCGAAATAG gTTTGGTGGATTACAGTCCTCCCAGCAGCCGGCAGTGAGCAAGGCCTGCGATAGGACATCAGATTGTGCCACTGAGACCTCTGACAGAGCAGCTGACACAGACTCAGAAGAAGAGCCCAGTGATGACCTGGATCCATTCTCAAACCAGGGCCAGACTGAGCCTGCAAAAA GCACCGGCTGGATTGCAGACTTTGGGGAGGTAAACTCAAaggctcctgcagcaggtgtggGCTTTGCAGCCTGGGACACTCCCACCACACAGCCAGCTGCCGCACAGGCGGAGGAGAAAGGGTGGGCGAAGTTCAGTGACTTCCAGCCCTTCTGTTG CTCTGAAACAGGACCAAGATGCAGCTCGCCTGTAGACTCTGAGTTTAGTGGGTCAGAGAACACCAAACCAAACCAGAACC cttgtgtgtggagtgtgtgtgttgctagAAAAGCTCCACTGGTGGCGTCAGACAgctcttcctccagcagctcagacagcgACGAGGAAGAAAACAAGACAGAGTCTGCATCTTCCAGTGAGACGACCACTACAGAGACCATCACCACTGGTGCTGGCAAGGAGACCATCCGGCTCACGGTGGACGCCAAAAACGAGAGGGCTGTGTTCACCAG AGTATTCAGACCAGCAGTCAGACG GATGTGGAGTACCAATATCTTCTGCTGTTATTCAGGCCATGCCTCACTCATAAGAAGGAACCTCTGTTACTATGCCATGCTCTTTTAA
- the ppp6r2b gene encoding serine/threonine-protein phosphatase 6 regulatory subunit 2 isoform X2, with the protein MFWKFDLHTSSHLEALLDREDVTLTELMDEEDILQECKAQNRRLLLLLCQDQCMQEMVRLITTEPPAGVEEIKRFKYPNIACELLTCDVGVINDKLGNEEPLLETLYAFLEQPSPLNPLLASFFSKTIGNLITRKTEQVINFLRRKDGFLSLVLKHIDTSAMMDVLLRLISCVEPPPLRLETLTWLNEEKLAQRLIELIHPKRDEERQSNASQTLCDIIRLSRDQANQLQEISQPDPLLTVLESQECVEQLLQNMFSGERTESCIVNGIQVLLTLLEIRRPVVDGVMDAQGFERSYTVNSSILLAIQPHLTHFHQLLLEPPKRSPMLTTLGVLEEPLGNTRLHVARLVASLLYTSSASHAVVAQELCRLSTMDLLLELFFKYTWNNFLHLQVELCVAAILRPCAHEMRLQPGLASQDKFKPLQDASQEQSVTETLTSETSVTPENSAHNLLVTHLFQHCHLVQRILAAWEENDKIQSEGGMRRGYMGHLTRIANTVVHNLEKGPVHTQISSLITELPEDYRGRWETFVDQTLSETNRKNTIDLIGNGNPRPSSEDDMESPFPKELTLQQAFSDYQIQQMTANFVDQFGFNDEEFTDHDDSIGATFDRIAEININIDAGQDSANTAVFEACSKERIQPFDDDEEDIWEEKEFTYAAQTKSRNRFGGLQSSQQPAVSKACDRTSDCATETSDRAADTDSEEEPSDDLDPFSNQGQTEPAKSTGWIADFGEVNSKAPAAGVGFAAWDTPTTQPAAAQAEEKGWAKFSDFQPFCCSETGPRCSSPVDSEFSGSENTKPNQNPCVWSVCVARKAPLVASDSSSSSSSDSDEEENKTESASSSETTTTETITTGAGKETIRLTVDAKNERAVFTSEADKVQAEGPPVKDKEKDKESDSENQVCPSPTAVGPANQSAAITQEMQPSANGPA; encoded by the exons ATGTTTTGGAAGTTTGACTTGCACACATCGTCTCATCTGGAGGCTTTGCTGGACAGAGAAGATGTCACGCTCACGGAGCTCATGGACGAAGAAGATATTCTGCAGGAGTGCAAGGCTCAAAACAGGAG GCTTCTGCTACTCTTGTGCCAGGATCAGTGCATGCAGGAGATGGTCCGACTGATTACCACAGAGCCCCCTGCTGGTGTAGAGGAGATCAAGCGTTTCAA GTATCCAAATATAGCTTGTGAGCTGTTGACGTGTGATGTGGGTGTCATCAATGACAAACTAGGTAATGAAGAGCCTCTGCTGGAAACTCTATATGCCTTCCTGGAGCAGCCGTCCCCACTCAACCCCCTCCTGGCGTCTTTCTTTAGCAAGACAATTGGGAACCTCATCACACGGAAGACTGAACAG GTGATTAATTTCTTGCGACGGAAGGATGGATTTCTTTCCTTGGTCCTAAAACACATTGATACGTCGGCCATGATGGATGTGCTTCTAAGGCTTATCAGCTGTGTTGAACCACCCCCGCTTCGACTTGAGACTCTTACT TGGCTGAATGAAGAGAAGCTAGCCCAGAGACTTATAGAGCTCATTCACCCGAAGAGAGATGAGGAG AGGCAGTCCAATGCATCGCAGACTTTGTGTGACATTATTCGTCTAAGTAGAGACCAGGCCAATCAGCTTCAGGAGATCTCTCAGCCTGACCCTTTGCTGACTGTGTTGGAGTC acaaGAGTGTGTGGAGCAGTTGCTGCAGAATATGTTCTCAGGAGAGAGGACCGAGAGCTGTATTGTCAATGGGATTCAAGTTCTTCTCACGCTGCTGGAAATCAGGAGGCCTGT GGTGGATGGTGTAATGGATGCTCAGGGATTTGAGAGAAGTTACACTGTTAACAGCAGCATTTTGTTGGCCATTCAACCACACCTAACACATTTTCACCAGCTACTTTTGGAGCCTCCAAAG CGAAGCCCTATGCTGACCACTTTGGGTGTGCTGGAGGAGCCACTGGGGAACACACGCCTGCACGTAGCCCGGCTCGTGGCCTCTCTGCTGTATACCAGTTCTGCTAGTCATGCAGTTGTAGCACAGGAGCTCTGTAGACTCAGCACAATGGACCTGCTTCTG GAATTGTTTTTTAAGTACACATGGAACAACTTCCTGCATCTCCAAGTAGAGCTTTGTGTTGCTGCCATCCTCCGTCCCTGTGCCCATGAAATGAGGCTCCAGCCTGGTTTGGCATCCCAAGACAAATTCAAGCCTCTTCAGGATGCATCACAAGAGCAGAGTGTGACTGAGACCCTGACTTCTGAAACTTCAGTCACCCCTGAGAACTCTGCACATAATCTACTGGTGACTCAT CTGTTCCAGCACTGCCACCTTGTCCAGAGGATTTTAGCAGCTTGGGAAGAAAATGATAAAATACA ATCAGAAGGTGGTATGAGAAGAGGGTACATGGGGCATCTCACCAGGATTGCCAACACAGTCGTCCACAACCTGGAAAAAGGcccagttcacacacagatTAGTAGCCTAatcacag AGCTACCAGAGGACTACAGAGGGCGCTGGGAAACCTTTGTGGACCAGACACTTTCAGAAACGAACAGAAAGAATACCATAGACCTG ATTGGCAATGGAAACCCACGTCCGTCATCTGAGGATGACATGGAGAGCCCCTTTCCAAAAGAACTGACGCTACAGCAG GCCTTTTCAGACTACCAGATCCAGCAAATGACAGCTAACTTTGTGGATCAGTTTGGCTTCAATGACGAGGAATTTACTGATCATGATGATAGCATTGG GGCAACGTTTGACCGGATCGCAGAGATAAACATTAACATTGATGCAGGCCAGGACAGT GcaaacacagctgtgtttgAGGCCTGTTCCAAGGAGAGGATTCAACcctttgatgatgatgaagaggatatctgggaggagaaggagttTACCTAtgcagcacaaacaaagtcTCGAAATAG gTTTGGTGGATTACAGTCCTCCCAGCAGCCGGCAGTGAGCAAGGCCTGCGATAGGACATCAGATTGTGCCACTGAGACCTCTGACAGAGCAGCTGACACAGACTCAGAAGAAGAGCCCAGTGATGACCTGGATCCATTCTCAAACCAGGGCCAGACTGAGCCTGCAAAAA GCACCGGCTGGATTGCAGACTTTGGGGAGGTAAACTCAAaggctcctgcagcaggtgtggGCTTTGCAGCCTGGGACACTCCCACCACACAGCCAGCTGCCGCACAGGCGGAGGAGAAAGGGTGGGCGAAGTTCAGTGACTTCCAGCCCTTCTGTTG CTCTGAAACAGGACCAAGATGCAGCTCGCCTGTAGACTCTGAGTTTAGTGGGTCAGAGAACACCAAACCAAACCAGAACC cttgtgtgtggagtgtgtgtgttgctagAAAAGCTCCACTGGTGGCGTCAGACAgctcttcctccagcagctcagacagcgACGAGGAAGAAAACAAGACAGAGTCTGCATCTTCCAGTGAGACGACCACTACAGAGACCATCACCACTGGTGCTGGCAAGGAGACCATCCGGCTCACGGTGGACGCCAAAAACGAGAGGGCTGTGTTCACCAG tgaAGCAGATAAGGTGCAAGCAGAGGGACCTCCagtcaaagacaaagaaaaagacaaagagagtGACAGCGAAAATCAAGTCTGTCCCAGCCCAACCGCTGTGGGTCCAGCTAACCAGTCAGCTGCTATCACACA AGAGATGCAACCTTCTGCTAATGGACCAGCCTAA
- the ppp6r2b gene encoding serine/threonine-protein phosphatase 6 regulatory subunit 2 isoform X1: MFWKFDLHTSSHLEALLDREDVTLTELMDEEDILQECKAQNRRLLLLLCQDQCMQEMVRLITTEPPAGVEEIKRFKYPNIACELLTCDVGVINDKLGNEEPLLETLYAFLEQPSPLNPLLASFFSKTIGNLITRKTEQVINFLRRKDGFLSLVLKHIDTSAMMDVLLRLISCVEPPPLRLETLTWLNEEKLAQRLIELIHPKRDEERQSNASQTLCDIIRLSRDQANQLQEISQPDPLLTVLESQECVEQLLQNMFSGERTESCIVNGIQVLLTLLEIRRPVVDGVMDAQGFERSYTVNSSILLAIQPHLTHFHQLLLEPPKRSPMLTTLGVLEEPLGNTRLHVARLVASLLYTSSASHAVVAQELCRLSTMDLLLELFFKYTWNNFLHLQVELCVAAILRPCAHEMRLQPGLASQDKFKPLQDASQEQSVTETLTSETSVTPENSAHNLLVTHLFQHCHLVQRILAAWEENDKIQSEGGMRRGYMGHLTRIANTVVHNLEKGPVHTQISSLITELPEDYRGRWETFVDQTLSETNRKNTIDLIGNGNPRPSSEDDMESPFPKELTLQQAFSDYQIQQMTANFVDQFGFNDEEFTDHDDSIGATFDRIAEININIDAGQDSANTAVFEACSKERIQPFDDDEEDIWEEKEFTYAAQTKSRNRFGGLQSSQQPAVSKACDRTSDCATETSDRAADTDSEEEPSDDLDPFSNQGQTEPAKSTGWIADFGEVNSKAPAAGVGFAAWDTPTTQPAAAQAEEKGWAKFSDFQPFCCSETGPRCSSPVDSEFSGSENTKPNQNPCVWSVCVARKAPLVASDSSSSSSSDSDEEENKTESASSSETTTTETITTGAGKETIRLTVDAKNERAVFTRVFRPAVRREADKVQAEGPPVKDKEKDKESDSENQVCPSPTAVGPANQSAAITQEMQPSANGPA, encoded by the exons ATGTTTTGGAAGTTTGACTTGCACACATCGTCTCATCTGGAGGCTTTGCTGGACAGAGAAGATGTCACGCTCACGGAGCTCATGGACGAAGAAGATATTCTGCAGGAGTGCAAGGCTCAAAACAGGAG GCTTCTGCTACTCTTGTGCCAGGATCAGTGCATGCAGGAGATGGTCCGACTGATTACCACAGAGCCCCCTGCTGGTGTAGAGGAGATCAAGCGTTTCAA GTATCCAAATATAGCTTGTGAGCTGTTGACGTGTGATGTGGGTGTCATCAATGACAAACTAGGTAATGAAGAGCCTCTGCTGGAAACTCTATATGCCTTCCTGGAGCAGCCGTCCCCACTCAACCCCCTCCTGGCGTCTTTCTTTAGCAAGACAATTGGGAACCTCATCACACGGAAGACTGAACAG GTGATTAATTTCTTGCGACGGAAGGATGGATTTCTTTCCTTGGTCCTAAAACACATTGATACGTCGGCCATGATGGATGTGCTTCTAAGGCTTATCAGCTGTGTTGAACCACCCCCGCTTCGACTTGAGACTCTTACT TGGCTGAATGAAGAGAAGCTAGCCCAGAGACTTATAGAGCTCATTCACCCGAAGAGAGATGAGGAG AGGCAGTCCAATGCATCGCAGACTTTGTGTGACATTATTCGTCTAAGTAGAGACCAGGCCAATCAGCTTCAGGAGATCTCTCAGCCTGACCCTTTGCTGACTGTGTTGGAGTC acaaGAGTGTGTGGAGCAGTTGCTGCAGAATATGTTCTCAGGAGAGAGGACCGAGAGCTGTATTGTCAATGGGATTCAAGTTCTTCTCACGCTGCTGGAAATCAGGAGGCCTGT GGTGGATGGTGTAATGGATGCTCAGGGATTTGAGAGAAGTTACACTGTTAACAGCAGCATTTTGTTGGCCATTCAACCACACCTAACACATTTTCACCAGCTACTTTTGGAGCCTCCAAAG CGAAGCCCTATGCTGACCACTTTGGGTGTGCTGGAGGAGCCACTGGGGAACACACGCCTGCACGTAGCCCGGCTCGTGGCCTCTCTGCTGTATACCAGTTCTGCTAGTCATGCAGTTGTAGCACAGGAGCTCTGTAGACTCAGCACAATGGACCTGCTTCTG GAATTGTTTTTTAAGTACACATGGAACAACTTCCTGCATCTCCAAGTAGAGCTTTGTGTTGCTGCCATCCTCCGTCCCTGTGCCCATGAAATGAGGCTCCAGCCTGGTTTGGCATCCCAAGACAAATTCAAGCCTCTTCAGGATGCATCACAAGAGCAGAGTGTGACTGAGACCCTGACTTCTGAAACTTCAGTCACCCCTGAGAACTCTGCACATAATCTACTGGTGACTCAT CTGTTCCAGCACTGCCACCTTGTCCAGAGGATTTTAGCAGCTTGGGAAGAAAATGATAAAATACA ATCAGAAGGTGGTATGAGAAGAGGGTACATGGGGCATCTCACCAGGATTGCCAACACAGTCGTCCACAACCTGGAAAAAGGcccagttcacacacagatTAGTAGCCTAatcacag AGCTACCAGAGGACTACAGAGGGCGCTGGGAAACCTTTGTGGACCAGACACTTTCAGAAACGAACAGAAAGAATACCATAGACCTG ATTGGCAATGGAAACCCACGTCCGTCATCTGAGGATGACATGGAGAGCCCCTTTCCAAAAGAACTGACGCTACAGCAG GCCTTTTCAGACTACCAGATCCAGCAAATGACAGCTAACTTTGTGGATCAGTTTGGCTTCAATGACGAGGAATTTACTGATCATGATGATAGCATTGG GGCAACGTTTGACCGGATCGCAGAGATAAACATTAACATTGATGCAGGCCAGGACAGT GcaaacacagctgtgtttgAGGCCTGTTCCAAGGAGAGGATTCAACcctttgatgatgatgaagaggatatctgggaggagaaggagttTACCTAtgcagcacaaacaaagtcTCGAAATAG gTTTGGTGGATTACAGTCCTCCCAGCAGCCGGCAGTGAGCAAGGCCTGCGATAGGACATCAGATTGTGCCACTGAGACCTCTGACAGAGCAGCTGACACAGACTCAGAAGAAGAGCCCAGTGATGACCTGGATCCATTCTCAAACCAGGGCCAGACTGAGCCTGCAAAAA GCACCGGCTGGATTGCAGACTTTGGGGAGGTAAACTCAAaggctcctgcagcaggtgtggGCTTTGCAGCCTGGGACACTCCCACCACACAGCCAGCTGCCGCACAGGCGGAGGAGAAAGGGTGGGCGAAGTTCAGTGACTTCCAGCCCTTCTGTTG CTCTGAAACAGGACCAAGATGCAGCTCGCCTGTAGACTCTGAGTTTAGTGGGTCAGAGAACACCAAACCAAACCAGAACC cttgtgtgtggagtgtgtgtgttgctagAAAAGCTCCACTGGTGGCGTCAGACAgctcttcctccagcagctcagacagcgACGAGGAAGAAAACAAGACAGAGTCTGCATCTTCCAGTGAGACGACCACTACAGAGACCATCACCACTGGTGCTGGCAAGGAGACCATCCGGCTCACGGTGGACGCCAAAAACGAGAGGGCTGTGTTCACCAG AGTATTCAGACCAGCAGTCAGACG tgaAGCAGATAAGGTGCAAGCAGAGGGACCTCCagtcaaagacaaagaaaaagacaaagagagtGACAGCGAAAATCAAGTCTGTCCCAGCCCAACCGCTGTGGGTCCAGCTAACCAGTCAGCTGCTATCACACA AGAGATGCAACCTTCTGCTAATGGACCAGCCTAA